In Candidatus Neptunochlamydia vexilliferae, the sequence AGAGGTGGAAGGGCACCTTCCCGAAAAGTCAGGGGAGCTCCGTCACCACCTCGTCCATGGTTCCCACCATGCCCGAGTAGACCCTACCGGCAAGCTGGCCCACCTTTCGTTTACGGTTGTAGAAGAGCGCCCTAAAACAACGGTTGCCTCGGTCACGCTTCACACCGGTCGCTACCACCAGATCCGCGCCCAGTTTGCCCACATCGGCCACCCCATCCTTGGCGACGCCAAGTATGGGGCTACGCAAAGTTCTCCCCATATTGCCCTTCATCACTCCGAGCTGACCTTTAATCACCCCATCTCCAAAGAAAAGGTGACACTGAGTTTTCCCTTGCCCTGAAAATTCTTACAAATTGTAAAATCCTCGAAAGATTTTAACACATAAGCATGGGGGTTATTATGTCTAAAGACGCAACTGTAGACGCTTCAAAAATGAATTTATATTATTTT encodes:
- a CDS encoding RluA family pseudouridine synthase, with amino-acid sequence MKSLDKDLKILFVDNHLLAVCKPKGMLTQPNQTGAPNLEDLAKAWVKKEYHKKGNVFLHPIHRLDKPVSGIVLFARTSKALSRLNAQMRERAFIKTYLAEVEGHLPEKSGELRHHLVHGSHHARVDPTGKLAHLSFTVVEERPKTTVASVTLHTGRYHQIRAQFAHIGHPILGDAKYGATQSSPHIALHHSELTFNHPISKEKVTLSFPLP